Proteins encoded by one window of Chondromyces crocatus:
- a CDS encoding methyl-accepting chemotaxis protein yields the protein MTSCQGHHDAHDSAASNGCRRLESVVYTTSGSTVACSHHQLRDAQPHPMSKPAAPQTDIRAVLNRTVLIPTLLMGAVGALMFWQINRLVELARWVDHTDKVIARAALVERLLADKETGVRGYVATRDALFLEPYDAASISFDSVVSELEDTVADNPAQARRVISLRDAHAAWQQESARPIIERQKRGEPIDIELHRTGKEQMDRMRALIGDFTRVETELRDSRTEAAGGASSTLLWIGGGMLLGIAAFIGLFTRRQLFAVSRTYGQALADSEQRARALEDSEKALAIRAEKEASARQELAATVGHYGAFIGRLARGEFSATVEPTGSTEMRQLGDDLGAMGHALRTMTLRINEAVVALSSATSEILAVTQEQTAVTMQTASAVTKTVVTVEEVTQTAQQVADRAKAVALASQRSLEVSTSGQRAVERSVSSMDQVNTQVTSISERILVLSDQAQAVGQIITTVNELAEQSNLLALNASIEAARAGEHGRSFAVVAQEVRRLAEQSKDATSKVRSILGEIQRSTNAAVLATEEGTKTVASAVQAARTAGDRIKQLAETIALASHAAAQIVAAAEDQTVVIGQTSQAIRAIEQASTQTVEGTRQSERAARDIGALATRLGDAAAQYRT from the coding sequence TTGACAAGCTGTCAAGGACACCACGACGCGCATGACAGCGCGGCATCGAATGGATGTCGGCGCCTCGAATCGGTCGTCTATACTACGTCCGGCTCGACGGTCGCCTGCTCCCACCACCAGCTTCGCGACGCACAGCCTCACCCCATGTCCAAGCCAGCCGCCCCGCAGACCGACATCCGCGCGGTGCTCAACCGCACCGTCTTGATCCCGACCCTCCTGATGGGCGCTGTCGGAGCGCTGATGTTCTGGCAGATCAACCGCCTGGTCGAGCTGGCACGGTGGGTCGACCACACCGACAAGGTCATCGCGCGAGCCGCGCTGGTCGAACGCTTGCTCGCGGACAAGGAGACGGGCGTGCGTGGTTACGTCGCCACCCGAGACGCCCTGTTCCTCGAGCCCTATGACGCGGCCTCGATCAGCTTCGATTCGGTCGTCAGCGAGCTGGAGGACACCGTGGCCGACAATCCGGCCCAGGCCCGTCGGGTGATCAGCCTGCGTGACGCCCACGCAGCATGGCAGCAGGAGTCGGCGCGTCCGATCATCGAGCGACAGAAGCGCGGCGAGCCCATCGACATCGAGCTTCACCGGACCGGCAAAGAGCAGATGGACCGCATGCGCGCGCTGATCGGCGACTTCACCCGGGTCGAGACCGAGCTCCGCGACTCACGCACGGAGGCCGCCGGGGGCGCGTCGAGCACCCTGCTCTGGATCGGGGGCGGCATGCTCCTCGGCATCGCCGCGTTCATTGGACTCTTCACGCGGCGCCAGCTCTTTGCGGTGTCGCGCACCTACGGCCAGGCGCTCGCGGACTCCGAGCAGCGGGCGAGAGCGCTGGAGGACTCGGAGAAAGCGCTGGCCATCCGCGCAGAGAAGGAAGCCAGCGCGCGCCAGGAGCTCGCGGCCACCGTCGGCCACTACGGCGCCTTCATCGGCCGGCTCGCGCGCGGCGAGTTCTCGGCGACCGTGGAGCCCACGGGGAGTACCGAGATGCGTCAGCTCGGTGATGATCTCGGCGCGATGGGCCACGCCCTGCGCACGATGACCCTCCGGATCAACGAGGCCGTCGTGGCGCTGAGCAGCGCGACGAGCGAGATCCTCGCGGTCACCCAGGAGCAGACGGCGGTGACGATGCAGACCGCGTCGGCGGTGACCAAGACGGTGGTCACCGTCGAAGAGGTCACCCAGACCGCGCAGCAGGTGGCCGACCGCGCCAAGGCCGTCGCGCTCGCGTCGCAGCGCAGCCTGGAGGTCTCCACCTCCGGGCAGCGAGCCGTGGAGCGGAGCGTCAGCTCCATGGATCAAGTGAACACCCAGGTCACCTCGATCTCGGAGCGCATCCTCGTGCTGTCCGACCAGGCACAGGCCGTCGGGCAGATCATCACCACCGTCAACGAACTGGCCGAGCAATCGAACCTGCTCGCCCTCAACGCCTCCATCGAAGCCGCGCGCGCCGGCGAGCACGGACGCAGCTTCGCGGTCGTCGCGCAGGAGGTGCGCCGCCTGGCCGAGCAGTCCAAGGACGCCACGAGCAAGGTGCGCAGCATCCTCGGCGAGATCCAGCGCTCCACGAACGCCGCGGTCCTCGCCACCGAGGAGGGGACGAAGACCGTGGCCTCGGCGGTGCAAGCCGCACGCACCGCGGGTGACCGCATCAAACAGCTCGCCGAGACCATCGCCCTGGCCTCCCATGCCGCGGCGCAGATCGTGGCCGCCGCCGAGGATCAGACGGTGGTCATCGGCCAGACCTCCCAGGCCATCCGCGCCATCGAGCAGGCCAGCACGCAGACCGTCGAGGGGACGCGCCAGTCCGAGCGCGCGGCGCGCGACATCGGCGCCCTGGCCACCCGGCTGGGCGATGCCGCCGCGCAGTACCGCACCTGA
- a CDS encoding SDR family NAD(P)-dependent oxidoreductase, producing MQGRFANKVVIVTGASSSAGIGAASARRFVEEGARVAVVARGAAGLDALVEELRARGGDARAFPADLTDIDACERLIQDVISAFGGIDVLVNNAGANTRGPLADQDHRALANVLQINLVAPVVLTRLALPALRARGGAIVQVASIAGQFPLAGEATYSASKFGLRAFTFALREELEGTGVRLAVVSPGPVETGFLLQELDHVPDLIFAQPMSSADQVAELVVASAVDGRRERTIPVQTGILARLGAALPPLRRALVPLMETRGRVAKEAFRVRHGRS from the coding sequence ATGCAGGGAAGGTTCGCGAACAAGGTCGTCATCGTCACCGGCGCCTCCAGCTCGGCAGGGATCGGGGCCGCGTCGGCGCGTCGCTTCGTGGAAGAGGGGGCCCGTGTGGCCGTGGTCGCGCGCGGTGCAGCGGGGCTCGACGCGCTGGTCGAGGAGCTCCGCGCCCGCGGTGGGGATGCGCGCGCCTTCCCGGCGGACCTGACGGACATCGACGCCTGCGAGCGCCTGATCCAGGACGTGATCTCCGCCTTCGGGGGCATCGATGTGCTGGTGAACAACGCGGGGGCGAACACGCGGGGGCCGCTGGCGGATCAGGACCACCGGGCGCTCGCGAACGTGCTCCAGATCAACCTGGTGGCGCCGGTGGTGCTGACCCGGCTCGCGCTGCCTGCGCTGCGCGCGCGCGGGGGGGCGATCGTGCAGGTGGCGTCGATCGCGGGGCAGTTCCCGCTCGCGGGCGAGGCGACCTACTCCGCGTCGAAGTTCGGGCTGCGCGCGTTCACCTTCGCGCTCCGCGAGGAGCTGGAGGGGACGGGGGTGCGCCTCGCGGTGGTCTCGCCCGGCCCGGTGGAGACGGGTTTCCTTCTCCAGGAGCTGGACCACGTGCCGGATCTCATCTTCGCGCAGCCGATGTCCTCCGCGGACCAGGTGGCGGAACTCGTGGTCGCGAGCGCCGTGGATGGCCGCCGGGAGCGCACGATTCCAGTGCAGACCGGGATCCTGGCGCGTCTCGGCGCGGCGCTACCACCGCTCCGTCGGGCGCTCGTGCCCCTCATGGAGACACGGGGGCGCGTCGCGAAGGAGGCGTTCCGCGTGCGCCACGGGAGGAGCTGA
- a CDS encoding M15 family metallopeptidase encodes MHTFSSPLARRLAVLSLLFAAPVSGIGCIASIDEDGDEMSEEVDGETGEPGADETEVVETREDAVSGPTVLQATASGCSTSAINKLSQQIINEVRCMNPDAYVLVPKRNNVTFGSAVFRYMEKPARDKLVAALDANPSKTMTVNSMLRTSAAQYMLYRWYQTGRCNISLAAKPGASNHESGLAIDINQYSSWKTALQNRGFKWLGSSDPVHYDYAGPGAVSYKSLGVKAFQRLWNRNNASDKIDADGVWGPQTEARMKKSPANGFAKGATCNPGLLGPDTAEGAAIDALSDSEESAEFAQSLGSADGAAQAVPFDAALVEQLEREYEGESCGDHAH; translated from the coding sequence ATGCACACGTTCTCCTCGCCCCTCGCTCGGCGCCTCGCCGTCCTTTCGCTCCTCTTCGCGGCCCCCGTCAGCGGCATCGGTTGCATCGCTTCCATCGACGAAGACGGCGATGAGATGAGCGAAGAGGTCGACGGCGAGACGGGCGAGCCGGGGGCCGACGAGACCGAGGTGGTGGAGACGCGCGAGGATGCCGTCTCGGGGCCCACCGTCCTTCAGGCCACGGCCTCGGGCTGCTCGACCTCGGCGATCAACAAGCTCTCGCAGCAGATCATCAACGAGGTCCGCTGCATGAACCCCGACGCCTACGTGCTCGTTCCCAAGCGGAACAACGTGACCTTCGGCTCGGCCGTGTTCCGTTACATGGAGAAGCCGGCGCGCGACAAGCTGGTCGCGGCGCTCGACGCCAACCCGAGCAAGACGATGACGGTCAACTCGATGCTCCGGACGTCGGCCGCCCAGTACATGCTGTACCGCTGGTACCAGACGGGTCGTTGCAACATCTCGCTCGCAGCCAAGCCGGGCGCGAGCAACCACGAGTCGGGTCTGGCGATCGACATCAACCAGTACTCGTCGTGGAAGACGGCGCTCCAGAACCGGGGGTTCAAGTGGCTCGGGTCGAGTGATCCCGTCCACTACGACTACGCCGGTCCAGGCGCCGTCAGCTACAAGAGCCTGGGCGTGAAGGCCTTCCAGCGGCTGTGGAACCGCAACAACGCGAGCGACAAGATCGACGCCGACGGCGTGTGGGGGCCGCAGACGGAGGCGCGCATGAAGAAGTCGCCGGCCAACGGGTTCGCCAAGGGCGCAACCTGCAATCCGGGTCTGCTCGGACCGGACACGGCAGAAGGCGCCGCGATCGACGCGCTCTCGGATTCGGAGGAATCCGCGGAGTTCGCCCAGTCCCTGGGGTCTGCGGACGGCGCGGCGCAGGCGGTACCCTTCGATGCTGCCCTGGTCGAGCAGCTCGAGCGGGAGTACGAGGGCGAGAGCTGCGGCGATCACGCGCACTGA